The following coding sequences lie in one Dunckerocampus dactyliophorus isolate RoL2022-P2 chromosome 4, RoL_Ddac_1.1, whole genome shotgun sequence genomic window:
- the ubl4a gene encoding ubiquitin-like protein 4A, translated as MILTVKPLQGKECSVHVKEDEKVSTVKELVSDRLNIPPNQQRLLYKGKALADEHRLSDYSIGPEAKLNLVIRPVGERTASSGLTANSSTTQGGVWQSVSTILAKHFSPADAAKVHEQLIKDYERSLRQLSLDDIERLAGRLLHPDANGMDTSSYMD; from the exons GTGAAAGAAGATGAAAAGGTTTCCACAGTGAAAGAACTTGTATCTGACCGTCTCAACATACCACCTAATCAGCAGAGATTGCTTTATAAAGGCAAAGCGCTAGCTG ATGAGCACAGACTAAGTGACTACTCCATTGGGCCAGAAGCTAAATTAAATCTAGTAATCCGTCCAGTGGGAGAGAGGACTGCCTCTTCAGGGTTGACCGCCAACAGTAGCACAACACAAGGAGGAGTGTGGCAGAGTGTGTCCACAATCCTTGCTAAACACTTCAGTCCTGCAGATGCTGCAAAAGTCCACGAACAGTTGATTAAG GATTATGAGCGCTCACTGCGACAACTTAGTCTCGACGACATAGAACGTCTGGCCGGGAGGCTGCTTCACCCCGATGCCAACGGCATGGACACGTCATCATACATGGACTAA